Proteins from a single region of Mumia flava:
- a CDS encoding nucleoside hydrolase: protein MPSDSLTRPRPLVLDVDTGIDDALAIMFAVRHPGLDLRAISCVAGNAGVDRVVANTLAVLDTLGAGEVPVARGAQRPLLQPARDARHVHGADGLGGQNLPASQRTPYDTDAVTMLRRAILDSADPVTLVPLAPMTNVALLLRTYPEVVDNIAEIVFMGGAISGGNASAVAEFNVWHDPEAAAIVLDSGLDVVMYGLDVFYQVAVDPSTYGALAEDPDPAVALAGRLLAHSHHVVRSDPRAAGGGLIGDAGAVCAVAAPDLVTLRTWPVHVELAGRSRGQTVVDRRSIQGEDAVHGVEETGPPIRVAADVDARATRDLFLATLGATTQSSAAAAESRAIRSDDQARR from the coding sequence ATGCCCTCGGACTCCCTCACCCGGCCGCGCCCGCTCGTGCTCGACGTCGACACCGGCATCGACGACGCCCTGGCGATCATGTTCGCGGTCCGGCACCCCGGCCTGGACCTGCGGGCGATCAGCTGCGTCGCCGGGAACGCCGGCGTCGACCGGGTCGTCGCCAACACCCTGGCCGTCCTCGACACCCTCGGAGCCGGCGAGGTCCCGGTCGCGCGCGGGGCCCAGCGGCCCCTGCTCCAGCCGGCCCGGGACGCCCGCCACGTCCACGGCGCCGACGGGCTCGGAGGCCAGAACCTGCCCGCCTCGCAGCGGACGCCGTACGACACCGACGCCGTCACGATGCTGCGGCGCGCGATCCTCGACTCGGCCGATCCCGTGACCCTGGTCCCGCTCGCGCCGATGACCAACGTCGCGCTGCTGCTGCGCACCTATCCCGAGGTCGTCGACAACATCGCCGAGATCGTCTTCATGGGCGGTGCGATCAGCGGTGGGAACGCGTCGGCGGTCGCGGAGTTCAACGTCTGGCACGACCCGGAGGCAGCCGCGATCGTCCTGGACTCCGGGCTCGACGTCGTGATGTACGGGCTCGACGTCTTCTACCAGGTGGCCGTCGACCCGTCGACGTACGGCGCGCTGGCGGAGGACCCCGACCCGGCCGTGGCGCTGGCGGGCCGGCTGCTGGCCCACTCGCACCACGTCGTCCGGTCCGACCCGCGGGCGGCCGGGGGCGGCCTGATCGGCGACGCCGGCGCGGTGTGCGCGGTCGCGGCGCCCGACCTCGTCACGCTGCGGACCTGGCCGGTCCACGTCGAGCTGGCCGGCCGTTCGCGGGGTCAGACGGTCGTGGACCGGCGCTCCATCCAGGGCGAGGACGCGGTCCACGGTGTCGAGGAGACGGGACCGCCGATCCGGGTCGCGGCCGACGTCGACGCCCGCGCGACGCGCGATCTCTTCCTCGCGACGCTCGGCGCCACGACGCAGTCCTCGGCCGCCGCGGCCGAGTCGCGTGCCATCCGCAGCGACGACCAGGCACGCCGGTGA
- the tgt gene encoding tRNA guanosine(34) transglycosylase Tgt — MSFTFTVGDRLDGRHGRTGTISTPHGEIRTPAFVPVGTKATVKAVLPETMREIGSQALLANAYHLYLQPGSDIVDEAGGLGAFMNWDGPTFTDSGGFQVLSLGAGFRKVLAMDTAGRAADDVIAEGKERLAHIDDDGVTFKSHLDGSKHRFTPETSMQIQHRLGADIIFAFDECTTLMNTRDYQERSVERTQAWAVRCVAEHRRLTEERADKPYQALFGVVQGAQFEDLRRQSARGLVELGFDGYGIGGALEKDQLGTIVSWVCDELPEDRPRHLLGIGEPDDLFAGIENGADTFDCVSPSRVARTSRVYTVDGQRNLLVAASKRRFEPIDDACDCYTCGHYTVAYLHHLFKAKEYLAATLVTIHNERFIVRLVDRIRDAVGDGSYDALKSEFLGRYYASRS, encoded by the coding sequence GTGAGCTTCACCTTCACGGTCGGCGACCGCCTCGACGGCCGTCACGGCAGGACCGGCACGATCAGCACCCCGCACGGCGAGATCCGTACGCCTGCCTTCGTGCCCGTCGGCACGAAGGCCACCGTCAAGGCGGTGCTGCCGGAGACGATGCGCGAGATCGGGTCGCAGGCGCTGCTCGCGAACGCCTACCACCTCTACCTCCAGCCCGGGTCCGACATCGTGGACGAGGCCGGGGGCCTCGGCGCCTTCATGAACTGGGACGGCCCGACGTTCACCGACTCGGGTGGGTTCCAGGTGCTGTCGCTCGGCGCGGGCTTCCGCAAGGTGCTCGCGATGGACACCGCCGGGCGCGCCGCCGACGACGTGATCGCCGAGGGCAAGGAGCGGCTCGCCCACATCGACGACGACGGGGTGACGTTCAAGAGTCACCTGGACGGGTCGAAGCACCGGTTCACGCCCGAGACCTCCATGCAGATCCAGCACAGGCTCGGCGCGGACATCATCTTCGCCTTCGACGAGTGCACCACGCTGATGAACACCCGCGACTACCAGGAGCGCTCGGTCGAGCGGACCCAGGCGTGGGCCGTACGGTGCGTCGCGGAGCACCGCCGGCTGACCGAGGAGCGGGCCGACAAGCCGTACCAGGCCTTGTTCGGGGTCGTGCAGGGCGCGCAGTTCGAGGACCTGCGGCGGCAGTCGGCGCGCGGGCTGGTCGAGCTGGGCTTCGACGGGTACGGGATCGGCGGCGCGCTCGAGAAGGACCAGCTCGGCACGATCGTCTCGTGGGTGTGCGACGAGCTGCCCGAGGACCGGCCGCGGCACCTGCTCGGGATCGGCGAGCCGGACGACCTGTTCGCCGGGATCGAGAACGGCGCCGACACGTTCGACTGCGTGAGCCCGTCCCGGGTGGCACGCACGAGCCGCGTCTACACCGTCGACGGGCAGCGCAACCTCCTCGTGGCTGCGTCGAAGCGGCGGTTCGAGCCGATCGACGACGCATGCGACTGCTACACCTGCGGGCACTACACCGTCGCGTACCTCCACCACCTTTTCAAGGCGAAGGAGTACCTCGCGGCGACTCTCGTCACGATCCACAACGAGCGGTTCATCGTGCGGCTCGTCGACCGGATCCGCGACGCGGTCGGCGACGGGTCGTACGACGCGCTGAAGAGTGAGTTCCTCGGGCGGTACTACGCGTCGCGGTCCTGA
- a CDS encoding queuosine precursor transporter — protein sequence MAVTSESRRRDVVHFAARGSTHFDVILAAFCVILVVSNIVATKGIEFGSGDVTLGPIQIWPIITDGGAFLFPFAYVLGDVISEVYGMRAARRAIITGFALAVLTALTFVVVQHAPGASFYENQAAYEAVLGFVPQIVLASLAGYLTGQFLNAFVLVRMKQRTAERGLFARLASSTGIGEAADTLIFCAIAASAIGITTMGQFWNYAVVGFVYKVAVELIVMPLTIMVIGWLKSREPTYWSSGEPVAAGTGEPPAGQDRDA from the coding sequence ATGGCCGTCACCTCCGAGTCCCGGCGCCGCGACGTCGTCCACTTCGCCGCGCGCGGCTCGACGCACTTCGACGTGATCCTCGCGGCGTTCTGCGTGATCCTCGTGGTCTCCAACATCGTGGCGACCAAGGGGATCGAGTTCGGCTCCGGCGACGTCACGCTCGGTCCGATCCAGATCTGGCCGATCATCACCGACGGGGGAGCGTTCCTGTTCCCGTTCGCGTACGTGCTCGGTGACGTGATCTCCGAGGTGTACGGGATGCGCGCGGCGCGGCGCGCGATCATCACCGGGTTCGCGCTCGCGGTGCTCACGGCGCTCACGTTCGTCGTCGTCCAGCACGCGCCGGGCGCGTCGTTCTACGAGAACCAGGCGGCGTACGAGGCCGTGCTCGGGTTCGTCCCGCAGATCGTGCTCGCGAGCCTCGCGGGCTACCTCACCGGCCAGTTCCTTAACGCGTTCGTGCTGGTCCGGATGAAGCAGCGCACCGCCGAGCGGGGCCTGTTCGCCCGGCTCGCGAGCTCCACCGGCATCGGGGAGGCGGCCGACACGCTGATCTTCTGCGCGATCGCCGCGTCCGCGATCGGGATCACCACCATGGGCCAGTTCTGGAACTACGCCGTGGTCGGCTTCGTCTACAAGGTCGCCGTCGAGCTGATCGTGATGCCGCTGACGATCATGGTGATCGGCTGGCTGAAGTCGCGCGAGCCCACGTACTGGTCCTCCGGCGAGCCGGTCGCCGCCGGCACGGGCGAGCCGCCGGCCGGTCAGGACCGCGACGCGTAG
- a CDS encoding geranylgeranyl reductase family protein — translation MTAPSFPERTGLAESNDVLEAGGLPERTDVLVVGAGPAGSAAAAWAARHGLDVVLADAARFPRDKTCGDGLTPRAIKELDGLGLGDWVRRHGTNRGLRAAGFGQEWLLPWPGGALPDIGSAVPRTELDAHLRQLALDAGARALDGARAVDVDRTGDRITAVVFRTAEGEHRVACERVVVADGVRSPLGRVLGREWHRETVYGVAGRSYVKSGRSDDPWISSHLELRGEDDELLSGYGWIFPLSDGEVNLGVGTLATAKRPAKVQLRPLMEYYARLRRDEWDLGDELRAPTSALLPMGGAVSGVAGPNWALIGDAAACVNPLNGEGIDYGLETGRLVAEHLAAGDDLATGWPATLRGAYGESFSLARRLGGLLTQPWLLPTFGPPGMRWEWLMHVVLRLMGNLVTDSDRDLVARTWRAGGRLSVRLDARPPFS, via the coding sequence GTGACTGCCCCGTCCTTCCCCGAGCGCACAGGCCTCGCCGAGAGCAATGACGTCCTCGAGGCCGGAGGCCTGCCCGAGCGCACCGACGTCCTCGTCGTCGGCGCCGGCCCCGCAGGCTCCGCCGCCGCCGCGTGGGCGGCCCGGCACGGCCTCGACGTCGTGCTCGCGGACGCCGCGCGCTTCCCGCGCGACAAGACCTGTGGCGACGGTCTGACCCCGCGGGCGATCAAGGAGCTCGACGGCCTCGGGCTCGGCGACTGGGTCCGCCGCCACGGCACCAACCGCGGTCTGCGCGCCGCGGGCTTCGGCCAGGAGTGGCTGCTGCCGTGGCCCGGCGGGGCGCTGCCCGACATCGGCTCGGCGGTCCCGCGCACGGAGCTCGACGCTCACCTGCGTCAGCTCGCGCTCGACGCCGGGGCGCGGGCGCTCGACGGCGCCCGGGCGGTCGACGTCGACCGCACCGGCGACCGCATCACCGCCGTGGTCTTCCGCACCGCAGAGGGCGAGCACCGCGTCGCCTGCGAGCGCGTCGTGGTCGCCGACGGCGTGCGCAGCCCGTTGGGTCGCGTGCTGGGCCGTGAGTGGCACCGCGAGACGGTGTACGGGGTGGCCGGCCGGTCGTACGTGAAGTCCGGCCGCAGCGACGACCCGTGGATCTCGTCGCACCTCGAGCTGCGCGGTGAGGACGACGAGCTGCTCAGCGGGTACGGCTGGATCTTCCCGCTGTCCGACGGCGAGGTGAATCTCGGCGTCGGCACGCTCGCGACCGCCAAGCGGCCCGCGAAGGTGCAGCTCCGCCCGCTGATGGAGTACTACGCGCGGCTGCGGCGCGACGAGTGGGACCTCGGCGACGAGCTGCGGGCCCCGACGTCGGCGCTGCTGCCGATGGGCGGCGCGGTCTCCGGCGTCGCCGGCCCGAACTGGGCGTTGATCGGCGACGCCGCCGCCTGCGTGAACCCGCTCAACGGCGAGGGCATCGACTACGGCCTGGAGACCGGTCGCCTGGTCGCGGAGCACCTCGCGGCAGGGGACGACCTCGCCACCGGCTGGCCCGCGACCCTGCGCGGCGCGTACGGCGAGTCGTTCTCGCTCGCGCGGCGGCTCGGTGGCCTGCTGACCCAGCCGTGGCTGCTGCCGACCTTCGGCCCGCCGGGGATGCGCTGGGAGTGGCTGATGCACGTCGTGCTGCGGCTGATGGGCAACCTCGTGACGGACTCCGATCGCGACCTCGTCGCCCGGACCTGGCGGGCGGGTGGCCGCCTGTCGGTCCGGCTGGACGCCCGTCCGCCGTTCTCCTGA
- a CDS encoding ATP-dependent DNA ligase, whose protein sequence is MLLADVVATSRAVAATRSRLAKRAAIAELLAATPPDALEVVVTYLAGELRQRRTGLGWASMRDLPDPAAEPSLDVVDVDAAFETMAAMSGPGSAGARTDAAAALFGAATADEQAYLRGLVSGDVRQGALDSVVADAVAEAAGLPAADVRRAVMLRGALAPVASAALSGGAEAVAGFRLEAGRAVRPMLASSAPDVAAALEKIGAGSPTSVDTKLDGIRIQVHRVGDDVRVYTRSLDDITERVGSIVEAVRGLSADTLVLDGEAVVIEQDGRPAPFQDIASLGATRVRPEAPDLSSDDVRVLSPVFFDVLHVDGEDLIDRPLSERLEVLDRLAPGLTVPRLRTADGAEATTFFDDVVDRGYEGVVVKALDAPYEAGRRGAAWVKVKPRHTLDLVVLAVEWGSGRRKGWLSNIHLGARDPDGGGFVMLGKTFKGMTDEILAWQTERFTELATDGTDDWVVTVRPEQVVEIAFDGVQRSPRYPGGVALRFARVLRYRDDKPAAEADTIDAVRALL, encoded by the coding sequence ATGCTCCTCGCCGACGTGGTCGCCACCTCCCGTGCCGTCGCCGCGACCCGCTCCCGTCTGGCGAAGCGCGCGGCGATCGCCGAGCTGCTCGCCGCGACGCCGCCGGACGCGCTCGAGGTCGTGGTGACCTACCTGGCGGGCGAGCTGCGCCAGCGCCGGACGGGCCTCGGGTGGGCGTCGATGCGGGACCTGCCGGACCCGGCGGCGGAGCCGTCGCTGGACGTCGTGGACGTCGACGCGGCGTTCGAGACCATGGCGGCGATGTCCGGTCCCGGCTCCGCGGGCGCCCGTACGGACGCCGCCGCAGCGCTGTTCGGGGCCGCGACCGCCGACGAGCAGGCCTACCTGCGCGGCCTGGTCTCCGGGGACGTGCGCCAGGGCGCGCTGGACTCGGTGGTCGCGGATGCCGTGGCGGAGGCCGCGGGGCTGCCCGCGGCGGACGTACGGCGTGCCGTGATGCTGCGCGGCGCGCTCGCGCCCGTCGCGTCGGCGGCGCTGTCCGGCGGGGCGGAGGCGGTGGCGGGGTTCCGGCTCGAGGCGGGGCGCGCGGTCCGGCCCATGCTCGCCTCGAGCGCACCCGACGTCGCGGCGGCGCTGGAGAAGATCGGCGCCGGATCGCCGACGTCGGTCGACACGAAGCTCGACGGTATCCGGATCCAGGTCCACCGGGTCGGCGACGACGTCCGGGTCTACACCCGCAGCCTCGACGACATCACCGAGCGGGTCGGGTCGATCGTGGAGGCCGTCCGGGGTCTGTCGGCGGACACGCTGGTGCTGGACGGAGAGGCGGTGGTGATCGAGCAGGACGGGCGGCCGGCACCGTTCCAGGACATCGCCTCGCTCGGCGCCACCCGGGTGCGTCCGGAGGCCCCCGACCTGTCGTCGGACGACGTACGGGTTCTGTCGCCGGTGTTCTTCGACGTCCTGCACGTCGACGGCGAGGACCTGATCGACCGTCCGCTGTCCGAGCGCCTCGAGGTGCTGGACCGCCTCGCGCCGGGGCTGACCGTGCCGCGGTTGCGGACCGCCGACGGCGCCGAGGCGACCACCTTCTTCGACGATGTCGTCGACCGGGGGTACGAAGGCGTCGTGGTCAAGGCGCTCGACGCCCCGTACGAGGCGGGTCGGCGCGGTGCGGCCTGGGTCAAGGTGAAGCCGCGGCACACCCTGGACCTCGTCGTGCTGGCGGTCGAGTGGGGGTCCGGTCGGCGCAAGGGCTGGCTGTCGAACATCCACCTGGGCGCCCGCGACCCCGACGGCGGCGGCTTCGTGATGCTCGGCAAGACGTTCAAGGGGATGACCGACGAGATCCTGGCGTGGCAGACCGAGCGGTTCACCGAGCTCGCCACGGACGGGACCGACGACTGGGTCGTGACCGTCCGCCCCGAGCAGGTCGTCGAGATCGCCTTCGACGGAGTCCAGCGGTCGCCTCGCTACCCCGGAGGCGTGGCGCTGCGCTTCGCCCGCGTGCTGCGCTACCGCGACGACAAGCCCGCGGCAGAGGCCGACACGATCGACGCGGTCCGGGCGCTGCTCTGA
- a CDS encoding MmcQ/YjbR family DNA-binding protein, protein MGRPRKARESDIEEVALALPRAVMVAGWGGLPSYRVSGRFFVGYRTPRPDAVDAESGERLTDVVVFRVPDEGDKLALVQGDGPFFTTPHFDGHASVLLRLAHLGRLSRDELAEVIVDAWRSQAAPTVVGRWEAERRDG, encoded by the coding sequence ATGGGGCGACCACGGAAAGCACGTGAGTCCGACATCGAGGAGGTCGCGCTCGCCCTGCCCCGGGCGGTGATGGTCGCGGGCTGGGGTGGGCTGCCTTCCTACCGGGTCAGCGGCCGGTTCTTCGTCGGCTACCGCACGCCTCGCCCCGACGCCGTGGACGCCGAGTCCGGCGAGCGGCTCACCGACGTCGTGGTGTTCCGGGTCCCCGACGAGGGCGACAAGCTGGCGCTCGTCCAGGGGGACGGGCCGTTCTTCACGACACCCCACTTCGACGGCCACGCCTCCGTCCTGCTCCGGCTCGCGCACCTCGGCCGGCTCAGCCGCGACGAGCTCGCCGAGGTCATCGTCGACGCCTGGCGCTCGCAGGCAGCTCCGACCGTCGTAGGGCGCTGGGAGGCCGAGCGCCGGGACGGCTGA
- a CDS encoding nitroreductase family deazaflavin-dependent oxidoreductase produces the protein MRQIPRWLARSPIGLFKVGLGRVFAGRLAMVEHIGRTSGERRYVVLEVVLDEGDGIVVASGYGAASQWYRNVQADPHVRLWWGKHTAAPATAILLAAQQSVDLLEEYRQVHPGQAATVSKGLGVPELTSDAPIPLEVGERILLVRFRLATAGAAGAAGG, from the coding sequence ATGAGGCAGATCCCGCGCTGGCTGGCGCGTTCCCCGATCGGGTTGTTCAAGGTCGGGCTCGGCCGCGTCTTCGCCGGGCGGCTGGCGATGGTGGAGCACATCGGGCGCACGTCGGGCGAGCGGCGGTACGTGGTGCTCGAGGTCGTCCTCGACGAGGGCGACGGGATCGTCGTCGCGTCCGGCTACGGCGCCGCGTCGCAGTGGTACCGCAACGTCCAGGCCGACCCCCACGTACGGCTGTGGTGGGGCAAGCACACCGCCGCTCCCGCGACGGCGATCCTTCTGGCCGCGCAGCAGTCGGTCGACCTGCTGGAGGAGTACCGCCAGGTGCATCCCGGGCAGGCCGCGACCGTCTCGAAGGGCCTGGGCGTCCCCGAGCTCACCAGCGATGCGCCGATCCCCCTGGAGGTGGGGGAGCGGATCCTGCTCGTGCGGTTCCGCCTGGCGACGGCGGGTGCCGCGGGCGCCGCCGGCGGCTGA
- a CDS encoding sulfurtransferase: protein MVRRGQADVSDPVISAAQAADLLNRPDPGEHPTVLDVRWSLTGPPGLAAYEAGHMPGAVFVDLDAALADPPDDGRGRHPLPDPDRFVAAMRAAGVSADRPVIVYDGGEGSAAARAWWLLTDYGHATVTVLDGGYDAWRAAGLPVSAEAPVVAPGDFAGTPGALPVVDAAGAAQVAAGGILLDARTGERFRGEAEPIDPVAGHVPGAVSAPAGGDAEADGRWRSVAALRARYAGLGIGESGAGSGTREVAAYCGSGVTAARTVLALRRIGIDAALYAGSWSEWIADPSRPVATGDEPADERDDEEDR, encoded by the coding sequence ATGGTTCGACGTGGGCAGGCCGACGTGTCCGATCCGGTGATCAGCGCGGCGCAGGCTGCTGACCTGCTGAACCGGCCCGATCCCGGGGAACACCCGACGGTTCTCGACGTCCGCTGGTCGCTCACGGGGCCACCGGGGCTGGCGGCGTACGAGGCCGGGCACATGCCGGGCGCGGTGTTCGTGGACCTCGACGCCGCGCTCGCCGATCCGCCCGACGACGGGCGCGGCCGGCACCCGTTGCCGGACCCGGACCGGTTCGTCGCCGCGATGCGGGCGGCCGGTGTGTCGGCGGACCGGCCGGTGATCGTCTACGACGGCGGTGAGGGGTCGGCGGCGGCGCGGGCGTGGTGGTTGCTGACCGACTACGGGCACGCGACGGTGACGGTGCTGGACGGCGGGTACGACGCGTGGCGCGCGGCCGGGCTGCCGGTGAGCGCAGAGGCGCCGGTGGTGGCGCCGGGTGACTTCGCGGGGACGCCGGGCGCGCTGCCGGTCGTCGACGCCGCAGGTGCCGCGCAGGTGGCGGCGGGCGGGATCCTGCTGGACGCGCGGACCGGTGAGCGGTTCCGCGGCGAGGCCGAGCCGATCGACCCGGTCGCCGGCCACGTTCCCGGTGCCGTGTCGGCGCCGGCGGGCGGCGACGCGGAGGCCGACGGACGGTGGCGGTCGGTCGCAGCGCTCCGCGCGCGGTACGCAGGGCTGGGGATCGGCGAGAGCGGAGCGGGGTCCGGCACGCGGGAGGTCGCGGCGTACTGCGGCTCCGGCGTCACGGCCGCGCGTACGGTCCTGGCCCTGCGGCGGATCGGCATCGACGCGGCCCTGTACGCCGGGTCGTGGAGCGAGTGGATCGCCGACCCCAGCCGCCCCGTGGCGACCGGCGACGAACCCGCGGACGAACGAGACGACGAGGAGGACCGATGA
- a CDS encoding thymidine kinase, with the protein MASLLFFTGTMDSGKSTLALQTNHNHAARGRVGRIFTSQDRAGDGRLSSRLGLSTEAIEVDPDFGFWSYVVGALTQGERIDYLICDEAQFYTAVQVEELARISDELQIDVFAFGILTDFRTRLFEGSARLVELADRIQPLQVEALCWCGKRATHNARTENGVMVTEGDQIVVGDVEDPAQPAPTVGYEVLCRQHHRRRMTTARARAVTTVPDPLPFS; encoded by the coding sequence GTGGCGAGCCTGCTCTTCTTCACCGGGACGATGGACAGCGGCAAGTCGACGCTGGCGCTGCAGACCAACCACAACCACGCCGCACGCGGCCGGGTCGGGCGGATCTTCACCAGCCAGGACCGCGCCGGCGACGGGCGGCTGTCGAGCCGGCTCGGTCTGTCGACCGAGGCGATCGAGGTCGATCCCGACTTCGGCTTCTGGTCGTACGTGGTGGGTGCGCTGACGCAGGGCGAGCGGATCGACTACCTGATCTGCGACGAGGCGCAGTTCTACACGGCCGTGCAGGTCGAGGAGCTGGCGCGGATCTCCGACGAGCTGCAGATCGACGTGTTCGCGTTCGGGATCCTCACCGACTTCCGGACGCGGCTGTTCGAAGGCTCCGCGCGACTGGTCGAGCTCGCCGACCGGATCCAGCCGCTGCAGGTCGAGGCGCTGTGCTGGTGCGGCAAGCGCGCCACGCACAACGCACGGACCGAGAACGGCGTCATGGTCACCGAGGGCGACCAGATCGTCGTCGGCGACGTGGAGGACCCTGCGCAGCCGGCGCCGACGGTCGGGTACGAGGTGCTGTGCCGTCAGCACCACCGGCGCCGCATGACCACGGCGCGCGCTCGGGCGGTCACGACGGTGCCGGACCCCCTGCCGTTCTCCTGA
- a CDS encoding alkaline phosphatase family protein, translating to MSADPVPGGAIADSVRIDAVLPSVAAALGVPSWTDRIGLPSAARYVVVLVDGLGADLLAEHRDLAPYLSSLLDGGHTLRSGLPSTTATSITSLGTGLPAGQHGLVGYTCRIPGTDRVINSLRWDDAVDPRTWQPHPTMLERIDAAGVPTSAVNKAEFEGSGLTVCSQGGVPFHPYASIYERADVVAEVSEATPRSLVYTYESTLDHTGHQHGCASQQWRDRLRGIDADLQDLRDALAPGTALLITADHGMVDLPAGGRFDVESEPSLLDDVQLFAGEARFRHLYTRTGAEQEVAQRWRARFGDAALVVTRDEAEDAGWFGTIDDRVRPRIGDVLVLGLGDFAVFSTRHFAIEMSMVGFHGSISEAETRIPVLVDL from the coding sequence GTGAGCGCCGACCCTGTGCCGGGCGGGGCGATCGCCGACTCCGTCCGGATCGACGCGGTCCTGCCGAGCGTCGCGGCCGCGCTGGGGGTTCCGAGCTGGACGGACCGGATCGGGCTGCCGAGCGCCGCACGGTACGTCGTGGTGCTGGTCGACGGACTCGGGGCCGATCTTCTCGCGGAGCACCGCGACCTCGCCCCGTACCTCTCCTCGCTCCTCGACGGCGGGCACACCCTGCGTTCCGGGCTGCCGTCGACGACGGCGACGTCGATCACGTCGCTGGGGACAGGCCTGCCGGCCGGACAGCACGGACTCGTCGGCTACACCTGCCGGATCCCCGGGACCGACCGGGTGATCAACTCGCTGCGCTGGGACGACGCGGTCGATCCGCGGACCTGGCAACCGCACCCGACGATGCTCGAGCGGATCGATGCGGCCGGAGTCCCGACGTCGGCGGTCAACAAGGCGGAGTTCGAGGGATCCGGCCTGACCGTCTGCAGCCAGGGCGGCGTGCCGTTCCACCCGTACGCCTCGATCTACGAGCGCGCCGACGTGGTCGCGGAGGTCTCGGAGGCGACACCGCGCTCGCTGGTCTACACCTACGAGTCGACGCTCGACCACACCGGGCACCAGCACGGCTGCGCGTCGCAGCAGTGGCGCGACCGGCTGCGCGGCATCGACGCCGATCTGCAGGACCTGCGCGACGCGCTGGCACCTGGGACCGCCCTGCTGATCACCGCCGACCACGGGATGGTCGATCTGCCGGCCGGCGGGCGGTTCGACGTCGAGAGCGAGCCGTCGCTGCTCGACGACGTCCAGCTGTTCGCCGGCGAGGCGCGCTTCCGGCACCTCTACACGCGCACCGGCGCGGAGCAGGAGGTCGCGCAGCGCTGGCGGGCACGGTTCGGCGACGCGGCGCTGGTCGTGACACGCGACGAGGCGGAGGACGCGGGGTGGTTCGGGACGATCGACGACCGTGTCCGTCCGCGGATCGGCGACGTGCTGGTGCTCGGGCTCGGTGACTTCGCGGTCTTCTCCACGCGCCACTTCGCGATCGAGATGTCGATGGTCGGGTTCCACGGGTCGATCTCGGAGGCCGAGACCCGGATTCCGGTGCTCGTCGACCTCTGA
- a CDS encoding DUF5998 family protein, protein MANRHPSTARLESGDTVPDRTAELAADVETTGFYPQVVAAGIADALASEPVTAYVLHHEPTFDRDEVRRHMTVLLLTPSRLLLTHTDEHPADDVLPEPYTSTTTEAVALRSVESVVVTRTVPTSAALDARADVDPAEVVLTIGWGAVHRLDLEPAACSDPSCEADHGYTGTSSADDFSLRVSAAAEGGAAVSRLLGFARALSAVTSRPLR, encoded by the coding sequence ATGGCCAACCGACACCCGTCCACCGCCCGGCTCGAGTCGGGGGACACCGTCCCCGACCGCACGGCCGAGCTCGCCGCCGACGTCGAGACCACCGGGTTCTACCCGCAGGTGGTCGCCGCCGGCATCGCCGATGCGCTCGCGTCCGAGCCGGTCACGGCGTACGTGCTCCACCACGAGCCGACGTTCGACCGGGACGAGGTGCGCCGCCACATGACGGTCCTGCTGCTGACCCCGTCGCGGCTGCTGCTCACCCACACCGACGAGCACCCGGCCGACGACGTGCTCCCCGAGCCCTACACCTCGACCACCACGGAGGCGGTCGCGCTGCGGTCGGTCGAGTCCGTAGTCGTGACGCGGACGGTCCCGACGTCCGCTGCGCTCGACGCGCGGGCGGACGTCGACCCGGCCGAGGTCGTGCTCACCATCGGCTGGGGCGCCGTGCACCGACTCGACCTGGAGCCGGCCGCGTGCTCGGACCCCAGCTGCGAGGCGGACCACGGCTACACCGGGACGTCCTCGGCCGACGACTTCTCGCTGCGCGTCAGCGCTGCCGCCGAGGGCGGTGCCGCGGTCTCGCGCCTGCTCGGTTTCGCCCGCGCGCTCTCGGCCGTCACCTCACGACCCCTCCGGTGA